A genomic window from Labeo rohita strain BAU-BD-2019 chromosome 6, IGBB_LRoh.1.0, whole genome shotgun sequence includes:
- the LOC127166820 gene encoding cytochrome b-c1 complex subunit 1, mitochondrial, which produces MVASVWRITGEVNRALAKAGYPLLLSLRRGQASVSYAQSLLGAPETRLTTLSNGLRIASEETNQATCTVGLWIGCGSRYESEKNNGAGFFLEHMAFKGTKKHPQSALEQAVESMGAHLSAYTSREHTAYYMKTLAKDLPKAVELLAEVVQSSSLSEADIEQQRSVVLRELEEVQGSLQDVCLDLLHATAFQGTPLGHSVLGPSANARTLTRNDLVEYISSHYKAPRMVLATAGGVNHDELVALAKQHFSGVSFEYEGDAVPVLSPCRFTGSEIRMRDDAMPLAHVAIAVEGAGAASPDIVPLMVANSIIGSYDITFGGGKHLSSRLARLAAELNLCHSFQAFHSSYSDTGLLGIYFVTDKHKIEDMMHWAQNAWMNLCTTVTESDVARAKNALKASLVGQLNGTTPVCDDIGRHILNYGRRIPLAEWDARIEAVTPKIVRDVCSKYIYDKCPAVSAVGPVEQLPDYNRMRSAMYWLRF; this is translated from the exons CCTCTTCTGCTGTCTCTGAGACGAGGACAGGCCTCTGTGTCATATGCTCAGAGCCTGCTAGGAGCTCCAGAAACACGGCTTACTACTCTAAGCAATGGCTTGAGGATTGCCTCTGAAGAGACCAACCAGGCCACATGCACG GTTGGCCTTTGGATAGGTTGTGGGAGCAGATATGAGTCTGAGAAGAATAATGGAGCTGGATTTTTCCTGGAGCACATGGCGTTTAAA GGCACAAAGAAGCACCCACAGTCCGCTCTTGAACAGGCAGTGGAGTCTATGGGAGCTCACCTGAGCGCATACACCTCTCGGGAACATACTGCTTACTACATGAAGACCCTTGCCAAGGACTTGCCTAAAG CGGTGGAGCTCTTGGCAGAAGTAGTGCAGAGCTCATCTTTGAGTGAGGCTGATATAGAGCAGCAGAGGAGTGTGGTGCTAAGAGAGCTGGAAGAGGTGCAAGGTAGCTTGCAGGATGTTTGCCTGGATTTGCTCCATGCTACAGCTTTCCAGGGTACTCCTCTGGGCCATAGTGTTCTTGGTCCCTCTGCCAATGCCAG GACACTAACTCGCAATGATTTAGTGGAATACATCAGTAGCCATTATAAAGCTCCTCGCATGGTCCTGGCTACAGCTGGAG GAGTAAACCATGATGAGCTTGTGGCTCTGGCTAAGCAGCATTTCAGTGGCGTTTCTTTTGAATATGAAGGTGATGCTGTACCTGTTCTGTCCCCGTGCCGTTTCACTGGGAGTGAG ATTCGTATGCGTGATGATGCAATGCCCCTAGCACATGTTGCTATTGCTGTAGAGGGAGCTGGAGCTGCAAGTCCTGATATTGTCCCGCTCATGGTTGCCAATTCCATCATTGGTAGCTATGACATCACATTTGGGGGTGGCAAG cACTTAAGCAGCCGCCTGGCTCGTCTGGCTGCAGAGCTGAACCTGTGTCACAGTTTCCAGGCTTTCCACTCTTCATACAGTGACACTGGCCTACTgggtatttattttgttacagACAAACATAAAATAGAGGACATGATGCATTGGGCTCAGAATGCCTG GATGAATTTGTGCACCACAGTAACTGAGAGTGATGTGGCTCGAGCCAAGAATGCTTTAAAGGCTAGCTTAGTGGGACAGCTCAATG GAACTACACCTGTTTGTGATGACATTGGCAGACACATACTAAATTATGGTCGCCGCATCCCATTGGCAGAGTGGGATGCCAGAATTGAG GCTGTGACTCCCAAGATTGTCCGGGATGTCTGCTCTAAATACATCTATGACAAATGCCCAGCTGTGTCTGCAGTTG GTCCAGTAGAGCAGCTGCCAGATTATAACAGAATGAGAAGTGCTATGTACTGGCTCcgattttaa